In a genomic window of Gloeocapsopsis dulcis:
- a CDS encoding SDR family oxidoreductase, with protein sequence MQGLKGKNALITGGSSGIGQAIAIRLAQEGVNVAINYRSSPEGAEKTEEQAMQKACGDVESCGVKSLLVQGDVSKEEDIIQMVNTVVEQFGSLDVLINNAGIQTECPSHEVATDDFDQVISVNLRGAYLCARETLKHLLSQNRQGVIINISSVHEIIPRPMYVSYSISKGGMENLTKTLALEYADRGIRVNAIAPGATITPINEAWTEDPQKKAEVESHIPMGRAGTSEEMAAAVAFLASDEAAYITGQTLFIDGGLTLYADFREAWSA encoded by the coding sequence ATGCAAGGTCTTAAAGGAAAAAATGCTTTAATTACTGGTGGTTCTTCTGGGATTGGTCAAGCGATCGCAATTCGTCTAGCGCAAGAAGGCGTTAATGTTGCAATCAACTACCGTTCAAGTCCTGAAGGTGCAGAAAAAACTGAAGAACAGGCAATGCAAAAAGCCTGCGGTGATGTGGAGAGTTGCGGTGTTAAGTCACTACTAGTTCAAGGCGATGTCTCGAAAGAAGAAGACATCATCCAAATGGTTAATACTGTCGTTGAACAATTTGGCAGTTTAGATGTTCTGATCAACAATGCCGGAATTCAAACTGAGTGTCCATCACATGAGGTGGCTACTGATGATTTTGACCAGGTAATATCAGTTAATCTGCGTGGTGCTTATTTGTGTGCGCGGGAAACACTCAAACATCTGCTTTCCCAAAATCGTCAAGGAGTAATTATTAATATCTCTAGCGTCCATGAGATTATTCCTCGACCGATGTATGTCAGCTATTCTATTAGCAAAGGTGGTATGGAAAACCTGACAAAAACTTTAGCTTTAGAATATGCAGATCGAGGTATTCGCGTTAATGCTATAGCACCAGGAGCGACAATTACTCCCATTAACGAAGCTTGGACAGAAGACCCTCAAAAGAAAGCCGAAGTAGAAAGTCATATCCCGATGGGACGTGCGGGTACTTCTGAAGAAATGGCTGCTGCTGTCGCTTTTTTAGCATCTGATGAAGCTGCGTATATCACAGGACAGACACTATTTATTGATGGTGGACTCACACTCTATGCAGATTTTCGCGAAGCATGGTCAGCTTAA
- a CDS encoding fasciclin domain-containing protein — MKTNNRKHTIKKLAGFLGGLAILPVLAACGPETTTTTTQTSPAPEATPTITPAPGETPADQTTPTTPTTGATDSIVNVAAGDPSFSTLNELIATAGLTDTLEGEGPYTVFAPTNEAFAGLSESTRQELLQPENRETLRRILQYHVVPGEVTSDQLQSGEVATAEGNPVNVQVDAAANEVRVNDATVTQPDIQASNGVIHGIDSVILPPNLNL, encoded by the coding sequence ATGAAAACGAATAATCGTAAACACACAATCAAAAAGCTTGCTGGATTCTTAGGCGGATTGGCAATTCTACCTGTACTAGCAGCATGTGGTCCAGAAACAACGACAACAACAACACAGACATCGCCAGCACCTGAAGCCACTCCTACGATTACTCCTGCACCTGGTGAAACACCCGCTGACCAAACAACTCCAACAACTCCAACTACAGGGGCGACAGACTCGATTGTTAATGTTGCGGCTGGAGATCCATCATTTAGTACTTTGAATGAATTGATTGCTACGGCAGGTTTAACCGACACCCTAGAAGGTGAGGGACCATATACTGTATTTGCTCCTACAAACGAAGCTTTTGCTGGATTATCTGAATCTACTCGTCAAGAGTTGTTGCAACCAGAAAATCGCGAAACCTTAAGAAGAATCCTGCAATACCACGTCGTTCCTGGAGAGGTGACTTCCGATCAACTACAATCAGGAGAAGTTGCTACAGCTGAAGGTAATCCTGTCAACGTTCAGGTAGATGCTGCAGCTAATGAAGTAAGAGTCAATGATGCTACTGTCACCCAACCTGATATCCAAGCAAGCAATGGCGTGATTCATGGAATTGATAGCGTTATTCTGCCTCCAAACCTTAACCTATAG
- a CDS encoding class I SAM-dependent methyltransferase yields MHLKIKSLLVVSLSAGSLLVAGCNQQRQFEAEAQSPAVQTQAPTPATEPTQPQERSPDVPYVPTPQEVVDQMLQLANVTSNDVLYDLGSGDGRIPITAVQRFDASQAYGIEINPELVQRARQNAETANVGDRVQFVQQDLFQTNLSEATVVTLYLLPDINIKLRPKLLQELRPGTRIVSHDFDMGEWQPENVVQVQGPSRQHTLYVWTVPENVPANLQ; encoded by the coding sequence ATGCATCTAAAAATCAAGAGCTTACTAGTTGTTAGTTTAAGTGCAGGTAGCTTGCTCGTTGCAGGATGCAACCAACAACGTCAATTTGAAGCAGAAGCGCAATCACCAGCAGTTCAAACGCAAGCACCTACTCCGGCGACTGAGCCTACTCAACCGCAAGAACGCTCACCAGATGTGCCTTATGTGCCTACTCCGCAAGAAGTCGTAGACCAAATGCTGCAGTTGGCAAATGTCACAAGTAATGATGTATTGTACGATCTAGGTAGCGGTGACGGTAGAATTCCTATTACCGCTGTGCAAAGATTTGATGCAAGTCAGGCTTATGGAATTGAAATTAACCCCGAATTAGTACAACGCGCGCGCCAAAATGCAGAAACAGCTAATGTGGGCGATCGCGTGCAATTTGTCCAACAAGACTTGTTTCAAACAAACTTGAGTGAAGCTACTGTAGTCACACTTTATCTCTTGCCAGATATCAACATCAAGCTACGTCCAAAGCTACTACAAGAGTTAAGACCTGGTACTCGCATTGTTTCCCACGACTTTGATATGGGAGAGTGGCAACCTGAAAATGTAGTTCAAGTGCAAGGACCCAGTCGGCAACATACGCTTTATGTATGGACTGTACCAGAAAACGTGCCCGCAAATCTGCAATAG
- a CDS encoding APC family permease: MSQREHNLNREGVANNVAVPKPALAFRDAIAIIVGIVIGAGIFETPALVAANSGNGAVALVAWVLGGIVSLLGALCYGELATTYPHTGGNYYYLLRAFGKPVAFLFAWARMTVIQTGSIALLAFVFGDYASQLWRLGTYSPSVYAALAIALLTSLNILGVQQSKIAQNWLTAAKVLGLLLVVGVGLLITTSPPQQITPTTESSLGLVMVFVLLSYGGWNEAAYISAEIRNVRRDMARSLVWSIGIISAIYVLINMAYLRGLGLSGTAGSEAVAADLMRRAFGTPGAVFISLLIAISTLGATNATIFTGARTNYALGQDFARFKFLSKWRNNGNTPIGALLAQGAISLVLVLGGTIAPRNGFEAMVDYTAPVFWFFFLLSAIALFVLRQREPHTPRPFQVPFYPLTPLLFCLICLYLLYSSVTYTGVGALLGLLVVISGIPLLFWNRNSQA, encoded by the coding sequence GTGAGTCAACGGGAACACAACTTGAATCGAGAGGGAGTAGCTAACAACGTTGCAGTACCCAAACCTGCATTGGCTTTTAGAGATGCGATCGCAATTATCGTCGGAATTGTTATCGGGGCAGGAATTTTTGAGACACCAGCACTCGTTGCAGCAAATAGTGGTAATGGTGCTGTTGCTCTGGTTGCTTGGGTTTTGGGGGGTATAGTCTCTTTGCTGGGTGCATTATGTTACGGCGAATTAGCCACAACCTATCCGCATACAGGTGGTAACTATTACTACTTACTACGTGCATTCGGTAAACCAGTTGCTTTTTTATTTGCTTGGGCACGCATGACAGTAATTCAAACTGGTTCGATTGCTTTATTGGCATTTGTGTTTGGTGATTATGCTTCACAGTTGTGGCGCTTGGGTACTTATTCACCATCTGTCTATGCTGCTTTAGCGATCGCTCTACTAACAAGTTTGAATATTCTTGGCGTACAACAAAGCAAAATCGCGCAAAATTGGTTAACGGCGGCTAAGGTATTAGGTTTGCTGCTTGTGGTGGGTGTTGGTTTACTAATCACAACAAGTCCTCCACAACAAATCACTCCGACAACTGAAAGCAGCTTGGGTTTAGTGATGGTTTTTGTCTTGCTGTCTTACGGGGGGTGGAACGAAGCCGCGTATATTTCTGCAGAGATCCGCAATGTCCGCCGCGATATGGCGCGATCGCTGGTGTGGAGTATCGGCATCATCTCCGCGATTTATGTGCTGATTAACATGGCTTATCTTCGCGGCTTAGGTCTTTCTGGAACTGCTGGTTCAGAAGCTGTTGCAGCAGATTTAATGCGTCGTGCCTTTGGGACACCTGGTGCTGTATTTATCAGCTTGCTCATTGCTATTTCCACTCTAGGTGCAACTAATGCCACAATTTTTACAGGTGCGCGAACCAATTATGCATTAGGGCAAGACTTTGCACGATTCAAGTTTCTCAGCAAGTGGAGAAACAACGGCAATACTCCGATAGGTGCATTATTAGCTCAAGGCGCTATTTCCTTAGTATTAGTTTTAGGAGGAACTATTGCGCCTCGTAATGGTTTTGAAGCAATGGTAGACTATACTGCGCCTGTATTTTGGTTCTTCTTTTTACTGTCTGCGATCGCATTATTTGTCTTACGACAGCGCGAACCACACACACCGCGACCTTTTCAGGTTCCGTTTTATCCTCTAACTCCGCTGTTGTTTTGTCTTATTTGTCTTTATTTGCTTTACTCTAGTGTGACCTACACAGGAGTTGGCGCGCTCTTGGGTTTATTGGTCGTGATTTCAGGCATACCACTTTTATTTTGGAATCGTAACTCACAAGCTTGA
- a CDS encoding potassium channel family protein — protein sequence MGWLLQVIGTGLVILAIADIYLTVLYPRGDKGIISVPLARGLWHFFRFSAKTIRRQHDRILSYMGPTLLVATVAVWILLLVIGFALICWAALGNEIQMQGQDTPTDFATAIYYSGYSLATLGTGDITPQTNTYRLLMILEAILGFSVFTITLTYLQSVYNQLIQRNVFALSLHHRTGKTADAAVLIARLGSNGSFDSSTRQDLTSMSQNLLNILESNHSYPVMGYFRLQEPYYALARVVFLTMDTVTLIKSALDEESYRSLIYSAAVKGLEESGMQFLAELTELFLPSRALHVKGQSEQIWRSRYYQAVEYLAAQGIATPSNLEAGADLYVSIRRQWNPNIIALAKYMEYDWSAITPSVGQGVD from the coding sequence ATGGGTTGGTTATTGCAAGTCATTGGAACAGGATTAGTTATTTTAGCCATTGCAGATATCTATTTAACAGTGTTGTATCCCAGAGGTGACAAAGGTATTATTAGCGTTCCTCTCGCGCGAGGATTATGGCATTTTTTTCGCTTCAGTGCTAAGACAATACGCAGACAGCATGATCGCATACTCTCATACATGGGTCCTACATTGTTAGTTGCGACTGTTGCAGTCTGGATATTACTACTTGTGATTGGATTTGCTTTAATCTGTTGGGCTGCATTAGGTAATGAAATCCAAATGCAAGGTCAGGATACTCCTACAGATTTTGCTACAGCTATCTACTACAGTGGTTACTCATTGGCAACTTTAGGTACAGGTGATATTACACCTCAAACTAATACTTACCGCTTGCTGATGATACTTGAAGCAATCCTCGGCTTTTCTGTGTTCACCATAACGCTAACTTACTTGCAATCAGTGTACAACCAACTGATCCAACGCAACGTTTTTGCTTTAAGTCTCCATCATCGTACTGGTAAAACAGCAGATGCTGCAGTGCTAATAGCACGTTTGGGGTCAAATGGTAGTTTTGACAGCAGTACTCGCCAAGACCTTACTAGTATGTCTCAAAACTTGTTGAATATACTAGAGTCTAATCATTCATATCCAGTGATGGGTTATTTTCGCTTACAAGAACCTTATTATGCACTAGCACGAGTTGTTTTTCTCACGATGGATACTGTGACGCTGATTAAAAGTGCGCTAGATGAAGAAAGTTATCGCTCTTTAATCTACTCTGCAGCGGTTAAAGGTTTAGAAGAAAGCGGAATGCAATTTTTAGCAGAGTTGACTGAGTTATTTCTTCCTAGCCGTGCTTTGCACGTTAAAGGGCAGTCTGAACAAATATGGCGATCGCGTTACTACCAAGCTGTTGAGTATTTAGCTGCACAGGGAATCGCAACACCATCTAATTTAGAAGCTGGTGCAGATTTATATGTTTCAATACGTCGCCAGTGGAACCCTAATATAATTGCCTTGGCAAAATATATGGAATATGACTGGAGTGCGATCACTCCTTCAGTTGGGCAAGGAGTAGATTGA
- a CDS encoding alpha/beta fold hydrolase, protein MRHQLQEKQIKLENYQTVYLEGGVTHLETILFLHGWTIATAPYQETLYLLSQHYYVIAPELPGFGKTTFPTSVPDYNGYVECIISFLTALKLKKVHVVGHSGGGAVGVVLAATFPTVVKSLVLIDSTGIPLGFLPKVALRRLIDFPAQIGRFKFKPTVLFMKALISNWIFKTRNMFQASWIALNKDLRPLLPQVQCPTLVVWGDRDLFVSVKCAYEFSQGIPHSQLIMLKDEYHEWIFYHEEKCVNIITNFVSKVEL, encoded by the coding sequence ATGAGGCATCAATTACAAGAAAAGCAAATTAAATTAGAGAACTATCAAACTGTTTATTTAGAAGGAGGAGTTACTCATTTAGAAACAATATTATTTTTGCATGGTTGGACAATAGCAACCGCTCCTTATCAAGAAACTCTATATCTTTTATCACAGCACTATTACGTTATTGCTCCAGAATTACCAGGTTTTGGCAAAACAACTTTTCCTACTTCTGTACCAGATTACAACGGATACGTTGAGTGTATTATTAGTTTTTTAACAGCTTTAAAATTGAAAAAAGTTCATGTAGTAGGACACTCTGGTGGTGGCGCAGTTGGAGTAGTTTTAGCAGCTACATTTCCTACAGTTGTTAAGAGTCTTGTTTTGATCGACAGTACAGGAATTCCTTTGGGTTTTTTACCTAAAGTAGCGCTACGGCGGTTAATTGATTTTCCTGCCCAAATTGGAAGATTTAAATTTAAGCCGACAGTTCTCTTTATGAAAGCTCTGATCAGTAACTGGATTTTTAAAACTCGAAATATGTTTCAAGCTTCATGGATTGCATTAAATAAAGACTTACGACCATTGTTACCACAAGTTCAATGCCCTACTTTAGTTGTTTGGGGCGATCGCGATTTATTTGTTTCTGTTAAGTGTGCCTACGAATTTTCGCAAGGTATTCCTCATTCACAGTTAATTATGCTGAAAGATGAATATCATGAGTGGATTTTTTATCATGAAGAAAAGTGCGTAAATATTATTACTAACTTTGTTAGCAAAGTTGAGCTATAA
- a CDS encoding GNAT family N-acetyltransferase: protein MNQIAIKTASMQDWQNIQEIRRVVFQEEQGVDPALEFDGQDAIAQQIIAYLNAQPVGTARVRYLDAKTAKIERLAVLSVARGQGIGKQLMQKAIELATEQKMQEVVIHAQEYIKALYQQLGFIQEGETFDEAGIPHVKMRKKLTSNKRD from the coding sequence ATGAACCAAATTGCAATTAAAACTGCAAGTATGCAAGATTGGCAGAATATTCAAGAAATCCGGCGCGTGGTATTTCAAGAAGAACAAGGAGTCGATCCTGCATTGGAATTTGACGGTCAAGACGCAATTGCTCAGCAGATTATTGCTTATTTAAACGCTCAGCCAGTAGGGACTGCGCGTGTGAGATATTTAGATGCGAAGACAGCAAAGATAGAACGACTTGCGGTGTTATCAGTTGCTAGAGGACAAGGAATTGGTAAACAACTCATGCAAAAAGCGATAGAACTAGCAACAGAACAGAAGATGCAAGAAGTCGTGATTCACGCCCAAGAATACATTAAAGCACTGTATCAACAACTCGGCTTTATTCAAGAAGGAGAAACATTTGATGAAGCAGGGATTCCTCATGTAAAAATGAGGAAAAAATTAACGAGCAACAAGCGTGATTAG